A genomic segment from Odontesthes bonariensis isolate fOdoBon6 chromosome 8, fOdoBon6.hap1, whole genome shotgun sequence encodes:
- the LOC142385687 gene encoding uncharacterized protein LOC142385687, whose protein sequence is MNSGYFHVCLEFKSTNTVEPNSLQDNDEALSKTANREKPHSCDQCGKAFSRKSALISHQRIHSGVKPFSCGQCGKAFTDKCDLITHQRIHGGVKPFICGQCGKAFTQKSDLITHQRIHSGVKPFSCGQCGKAFTQKSTLITHQRIHSGVKPFSCGQCGKAFTKKSTLITHQHIHSGVKPFSCGQCGKAFTQKSGLITHQRIHSGVKPFSCGQCGKAFTDKSDLIRHQRIHSGVKPFICGQCGKAFTDKSDLIRHQRIHSGDKPFSCGQCGKAFTQKSDLITHQRIHSGVKPFSCGQCGKAFTQKSGLISHQRIHSGVKPFICGQCGKAFTDKSDLIRHQRIHSGVKPFSCGQCGKAFSQKSALISHEHIHSGVKPFSCDQCGKAFTQKSTLITHQRIHSGVKPFLCGQCGKAFTQKSELIRHQRIHSGVKPFSCGQCGKAFTDKSVLITHQCNHSGVKPFICGQCGKAFSQKSALISHEHIHSGVKPFSCDQCGKAFTQKSTLITHQRLHSGVKPFLCGQCGKAFTQKSTLITHQRNHSG, encoded by the exons ATGAACTCAGGATATTTCCATGTTTGTCTG gAGTTTAAAAGCACAAACACAGTGGAACCTAATTCCCTTCAGGATAATGATGAAGCTCTATCAAAAACAGCAAACAGAGAAAAACCacacagctgtgaccagtgtgggaagGCATTTAGTCGGAAAAGTGCCTTAATatcacatcaacgtatccacagtggagttaaacctttcagttgtggacagtgtgggaaggcttttactgataaatgtgacttaataacacatcaacgtatccacggTGGTGTTAAACCTTTtatttgtggacagtgtgggaaggcttttactcagaaaagtgacttaataacacatcaacgtatccacagtggagttaaacctttcagttgtggacagtgtgggaaggcttttactcagaaaagtaccttaataacacatcaacgtatccacagtggagttaaacctttcagttgtggacagtgtgggaaggcttttactaaGAAAAGtaccttaataacacatcaacatatccacagtggagttaaacctttcagttgtggacagtgtgggaaggcttttactcagaaaagtggcttaataacacatcaacgtatccacagtggggttaaacctttcagttgtggacagtgtgggaaggcttttactgataaaagtgACTTAATAAGACATCAACgcatccacagtggagttaaacctttcatttgtggacagtgtgggaaggcttttactgataaaagtgACTTAATaagacatcaacgtatccacagtggagataaacctttcagttgtggacagtgtgggaaggcttttactcagaaaagtgacttaataacacatcaacgtatccacagtggggttaaacctttcagttgtggacagtgtgggaaggcttttactcagaAAAGTGGCTTAATatcacatcaacgtatccacagtggagttaaacctttcatttgtggacagtgtgggaaggcttttactgataaaagtgACTTAATaagacatcaacgtatccacagtggagttaaacctttcagttgtggacagtgtgggaaggcttttagtCAGAAAAGTGCCTTAATATCACATGaacatatccacagtggagttaaacctttcagttgtgaccagtgtgggaaggcttttactcagaaaagtaccttaataacacatcaacgtatccacagtggagttaaacctttcctttgcggacagtgtgggaaggcttttactcagaAAAGTGAATTAATaagacatcaacgtatccacagtggagttaaacctttcagttgtggacagtgtgggaaggcttttactgataaaagtgtcttaataacacatcaatgtaaccacagtggagttaaacctttcatttgtggacagtgtgggaaggcttttagtCAGAAAAGTGCCTTAATATCACATGaacatatccacagtggagttaaacctttcagttgtgaccagtgtgggaaggcttttactcagaaaagtaccttaataacacatcaacgtctccacagtggagttaaacctttcctttgcggacagtgtgggaaggcttttactcagaaaagtaccttaataacacatcaacgtaaccacagtgga